The Uranotaenia lowii strain MFRU-FL unplaced genomic scaffold, ASM2978415v1 HiC_scaffold_238, whole genome shotgun sequence genome includes the window ccaCAAAATCTACTCCAAGCTCGCCTTGAGTTCAAATCGTGAGTACATGCATGGTGAGTTAAATTACTTAAAGATTTGTTTGCTTATCTTTAGCTACCATAATGATTGGCCAATTGCTTCCGGCGCTTTAGGATATCTACAGAGGTAGGAAAAGTATAAAGACTTCATATCTAGGTGTACTTACTCTCGTTTTCTTGGATTTGTTCGGTTTGGATTTCTTCTTTCGCTGCGGAATCTTGCCGGTGAACTCCTGGAGCTGTTCACGACCGGCCATGTAGTCCAAATGAGGTGGAATGAACCCTGAGCCGCTTGATCCTACTCCTACTGTTCCAACTCCTCCCCCGGCCGCACCCATCAGTGAGCCACCTATACTGTCCAGGTGTTGCTGAGGGTGCTGCAAATGCTGCATGTGGTGGTTGTGCATCACTTGATGTCCAAGGCAGAGGGGACTGCAGCCTCCGGTTGCTCCTCCAGCGGAAGAGGAATCACTGCTGCTGCTTCCACTGCcactgctactgctgctgctcgACTCGTTGCCATCGTCTCCACTGCTCCAGGTTACAACGGTGCCTCCGGAGGTTCCTGCTACCGCTCCGATGGTTGTTGTCATACTTGGGGATGTCGTTGtgatgttgttgctgttgctgctgctgtttgttccACTGGCCGGAGATGGGAACGTCGTTGGGAAATGGtgactaaaaatgaaaacaaataaaatttttaaattttttagaacaaTTACTAAgcttttttgtgcaaattttctggtagatattcaaaattaatattaagCATGTTCAGATCTCCAATTTAAAAGAAAGTAATAATAAATTCAAGACCGATAAACccataaaagttaaaaatataaaatcaaacaaaataggTATACCGATACAGTTTAACGTCAAGGTAGAT containing:
- the LOC129759664 gene encoding putative lysozyme-like protein gives rise to the protein HHFPTTFPSPASGTNSSSNSNNITTTSPSMTTTIGAVAGTSGGTVVTWSSGDDGNESSSSSSSGSGSSSSDSSSAGGATGGCSPLCLGHQVMHNHHMQHLQHPQQHLDSIGGSLMGAAGGGVGTVGVGSSGSGFIPPHLDYMAGREQLQEFTGKIPQRKKKSKPNKSKKTRFLEQTLVWPTLAVTATLIALGCGLLAAR